A region of Planococcus sp. MSAK28401 DNA encodes the following proteins:
- a CDS encoding IS3 family transposase, whose protein sequence is MAFELHEEGFRLTDVLNIVDLPDATYHYHRQRFDCEDPDREWKTVIRMLFEKHQGRYGYRRIHLELRAQGYDINHKKVQRLMRDLGLNCVKFIRKSRYKSYKGKVGTLAKNRMNRRFSTPYALQKLTTDVTEFKCTGEQKLYLSPVMDLYNGEVIGFSMAKRPTLEFVMESLNQALPVIQEQAVYRTTLHSDQGWHYQHVAWVKALKKQRIFQSMSRKGTCADNAAMENFFGLLKQEMYYGETLVSYEELKQRIEHYIDYYNNERIKQKLAGMSPVKYRAHASQLAA, encoded by the coding sequence CTGGCGTTCGAACTCCACGAAGAAGGATTCCGATTAACGGATGTGTTAAACATCGTCGATCTTCCAGATGCGACCTACCATTACCATCGCCAGCGATTCGATTGCGAAGACCCGGACCGGGAGTGGAAAACAGTGATCCGGATGCTCTTCGAGAAGCACCAAGGCCGTTACGGATACCGACGGATTCATTTGGAATTGCGAGCACAGGGATACGACATCAATCATAAGAAAGTCCAGCGTCTCATGCGAGACTTGGGATTGAACTGCGTGAAGTTCATCCGGAAATCCCGCTACAAGTCGTATAAGGGGAAAGTCGGAACCCTCGCTAAAAACCGGATGAACCGCAGGTTTTCCACACCGTATGCCCTGCAAAAACTGACAACAGATGTGACCGAGTTCAAATGTACGGGCGAACAAAAACTTTATTTAAGTCCAGTGATGGATCTCTATAACGGCGAAGTCATTGGGTTCAGTATGGCCAAACGACCGACGCTGGAATTCGTGATGGAATCACTTAACCAAGCCCTGCCAGTGATTCAGGAACAAGCGGTTTACCGGACCACCCTCCATTCCGATCAAGGGTGGCATTACCAGCACGTTGCCTGGGTGAAAGCGTTGAAAAAACAACGCATCTTCCAGAGCATGTCCCGAAAAGGGACCTGTGCCGACAATGCGGCCATGGAAAATTTCTTTGGTCTCCTAAAGCAAGAGATGTATTACGGAGAAACGTTGGTTTCGTATGAAGAGTTAAAACAGCGGATTGAACACTATATCGATTACTACAACAATGAACGCATTAAACAAAAATTGGCCGGCATGAGCCCGGTGAAATACCGAGCTCATGCCAGCCAATTAGCTGCATGA
- the addA gene encoding helicase-exonuclease AddAB subunit AddA: protein MIPEKPNDATWTDEQWQAIWAKGQDMLVSAAAGSGKTAVLINRMIEKVLDEQDPISVDELLVVTFTNASAAEMRHRMSAALEQAVTAQPESVHLKKQLRLINKAQISTLHSFCLQVVKQYAYLLEIDPGFRIAGDTEAALLRDDVMEAVLESAYEGEGREKVYRLADSFTSDRSDQAMEILLGKLYDYSRVHPEPEQWLEQLPTLYDVPEHATIDDLPFMEDLKMTIRHSFEAALDLLDEGWELATRPDGPAVLEENFRMDATLIRAALDALDESWASLHAYARNIKWERLASVKKDSCDPQLAEEAKARRNEAKKLFNDAKEGYLTRTPERLLEEMREMAPLMRTLVDLTKRFAEEYKALKIDRGLVDFSDLEHYALEILSDGGEPSAIAQDYRTRFKEVLVDEYQDTNMLQETILGLVKSRSEQDGNLFMVGDVKQSIYRFRLAEPMLFLGKYSRFSRKAEGTGLRIDLNANFRSRKEVLDGTNYIFSQIMGERVGEISYDEDAALKPKAPYPEEDVPIHLTLIHEPKMEEGEEMPVDMDKSQWEARWIAQKIRHMMDAGTLVHDPWSGKERPLEYRDIVVLMRSMTWSGDFSDEFKMAGVPLYAELSGGYFDALEVMIMLNTLRVIDNPYQDIPLAAVLRAPFFGLQENELAAIRLADAKGTFYDALKAFIRIGTMDEATRLKLARFTDSLRTWRDLARRGSLSELIWKVYLDTNYYEMAGAMSNGKQRQANLRALHDRALEYEKTAFRGLFRFLRFIDRMRERGDDLGTAKSLSEKENVVRLMTVHKSKGLEFPVVFFAGTGRTFNEMDFHKPYLFDQQYGLAVKAVNPDTRIEYTSLPYLAVKEMKQLQMKAEEMRVLYVAMTRAKEKLYLTASIKDIDRLLEKWKTASGDVLLPDFKRSRAKSYLDWIGPAVSRHPDAEALHVGGEVLEHHSRFHIDIVETVSLEEPQPLLEAQQDRPEAEADAALIHSRFDFIYPHQAAVEKRSKQSVTEMKRLQLLQRSDEPESFIQHYQPKAQKKAPHRPDFLMDRKLSAADIGTAVHTVMQHLPLERQMDVEEIRQFLDELTGREILTKEEAQAVKAEQVEAFFHSTIAQRLMNAEDVRREVPFTYARADEDGDHQIVQGIVDCLFKENGEWILLDYKTDQTRGMANVQSAMKERYTIQLSVYQEAVEAILRIAIKERILYLFSTNEEVEV from the coding sequence ATGATACCGGAAAAACCGAATGATGCCACATGGACGGATGAACAATGGCAGGCGATATGGGCAAAAGGACAGGATATGCTCGTATCGGCTGCGGCCGGTTCCGGGAAAACGGCTGTCCTGATCAACCGGATGATTGAAAAAGTGCTCGATGAACAAGATCCGATATCCGTCGATGAGCTGTTGGTCGTGACGTTTACGAACGCTTCCGCAGCAGAAATGCGCCACCGTATGTCTGCAGCTTTAGAGCAGGCGGTCACGGCACAGCCCGAATCCGTTCATTTGAAAAAGCAGCTGCGGCTGATCAATAAAGCACAGATTTCGACTTTGCATTCGTTTTGCCTGCAAGTCGTGAAGCAATACGCCTATCTGCTGGAAATCGATCCCGGCTTCCGCATTGCGGGAGACACGGAAGCGGCATTGCTGCGTGACGATGTGATGGAAGCGGTGCTTGAATCCGCTTATGAAGGCGAAGGGCGCGAGAAGGTCTACAGGCTCGCGGACAGCTTCACGTCTGATCGCAGCGACCAGGCAATGGAGATCCTGCTGGGCAAATTATACGATTATTCGCGTGTGCATCCTGAACCGGAGCAATGGCTTGAACAATTGCCGACGCTTTACGATGTACCGGAACATGCCACGATCGACGACCTGCCGTTTATGGAAGACTTGAAGATGACAATACGTCATAGTTTTGAAGCGGCGCTTGATTTGCTGGATGAAGGATGGGAATTGGCCACTCGCCCCGACGGCCCTGCCGTACTGGAAGAGAATTTCCGAATGGACGCCACGCTGATTCGCGCCGCACTTGATGCATTGGATGAATCATGGGCATCGCTTCATGCTTATGCACGAAACATTAAATGGGAGCGTTTAGCATCTGTAAAAAAGGATTCCTGCGACCCGCAGCTGGCGGAAGAAGCCAAAGCACGGAGAAATGAAGCGAAGAAACTATTCAATGATGCAAAAGAGGGTTATCTTACCCGCACACCTGAACGCCTGCTTGAGGAGATGCGCGAAATGGCGCCGCTTATGCGGACATTGGTCGATTTGACGAAACGTTTTGCGGAAGAATACAAGGCCCTTAAAATTGACCGCGGTTTGGTGGATTTCTCGGATTTGGAACATTATGCACTGGAAATCCTGAGCGACGGCGGGGAACCTTCCGCAATCGCACAGGATTACCGCACGCGCTTCAAAGAAGTTTTGGTTGATGAATACCAGGATACGAACATGCTGCAGGAAACGATACTCGGCCTGGTGAAGTCCAGGTCAGAACAAGACGGTAATTTATTCATGGTAGGGGACGTTAAACAGTCCATCTACCGCTTCCGTTTGGCGGAGCCGATGTTGTTCTTGGGCAAGTATTCCCGCTTTAGCCGTAAAGCTGAAGGAACGGGTCTTAGAATCGATTTAAATGCCAATTTCAGAAGCCGCAAAGAAGTGCTCGATGGCACCAATTACATCTTTTCACAGATCATGGGCGAGCGCGTCGGTGAAATCAGCTATGATGAAGATGCGGCATTGAAGCCGAAAGCTCCTTATCCCGAAGAAGATGTGCCGATCCACTTGACGCTTATCCATGAACCGAAAATGGAAGAAGGGGAAGAAATGCCCGTCGACATGGATAAGTCGCAATGGGAAGCCCGTTGGATTGCGCAGAAGATCCGCCATATGATGGATGCGGGAACGCTTGTGCACGATCCATGGAGCGGGAAAGAGCGCCCGCTTGAATACCGCGATATTGTTGTATTGATGCGCTCAATGACTTGGTCGGGCGACTTTTCCGACGAATTCAAAATGGCTGGTGTGCCCCTTTATGCGGAGTTGAGCGGCGGGTATTTCGATGCTCTTGAAGTGATGATCATGCTCAATACATTGCGCGTCATCGATAACCCATATCAGGATATTCCGCTTGCCGCCGTTTTGCGCGCGCCGTTTTTCGGCCTACAGGAAAACGAGTTGGCAGCGATCCGCCTTGCCGATGCAAAAGGAACTTTTTACGATGCATTGAAAGCGTTTATCCGCATCGGCACAATGGATGAAGCGACTCGACTCAAACTGGCCCGCTTTACGGACAGCCTTCGTACTTGGCGGGATTTAGCACGCAGGGGCTCGTTGTCAGAATTGATTTGGAAAGTGTACCTGGACACGAATTACTATGAAATGGCGGGTGCCATGTCGAACGGCAAGCAGCGCCAAGCGAATCTGCGCGCCCTTCATGACCGAGCACTCGAATACGAGAAAACCGCTTTTCGCGGATTGTTCCGATTCCTGCGCTTTATTGACCGCATGCGGGAGCGCGGAGATGATCTTGGGACGGCAAAATCATTGAGCGAAAAAGAAAATGTCGTTCGGCTTATGACCGTCCATAAATCGAAAGGTCTGGAATTTCCGGTGGTCTTTTTTGCAGGGACAGGAAGGACGTTCAATGAAATGGATTTCCACAAACCCTATTTATTCGACCAGCAGTATGGACTTGCGGTTAAGGCCGTCAATCCCGATACGCGCATTGAATATACCTCACTGCCTTATCTTGCTGTTAAAGAAATGAAGCAATTGCAGATGAAGGCCGAGGAAATGCGGGTCTTGTATGTAGCGATGACGCGTGCGAAAGAAAAGCTCTACTTAACTGCCTCTATAAAAGACATCGACCGGTTGCTGGAGAAGTGGAAAACAGCTTCCGGGGACGTGCTGTTGCCCGATTTTAAACGTTCGCGTGCAAAATCCTATTTGGATTGGATCGGCCCTGCCGTTTCAAGACATCCCGATGCAGAGGCGCTGCATGTAGGCGGCGAAGTGCTCGAGCATCATTCACGCTTCCACATCGATATTGTTGAGACCGTTTCCTTGGAAGAGCCTCAGCCTTTACTTGAAGCGCAACAAGACCGGCCGGAAGCAGAAGCGGATGCGGCATTGATTCACAGTCGATTCGACTTCATTTACCCTCACCAGGCAGCTGTTGAAAAACGTTCCAAACAATCGGTGACGGAAATGAAGCGGCTGCAGTTATTGCAGCGTTCGGATGAGCCGGAATCGTTCATTCAACATTATCAGCCGAAAGCGCAAAAAAAAGCACCACACCGACCGGATTTTCTGATGGACCGCAAACTGTCAGCGGCAGATATCGGAACAGCAGTCCATACCGTCATGCAGCATTTGCCGCTTGAGCGGCAGATGGATGTGGAGGAAATCCGGCAGTTCCTCGATGAGTTGACAGGTCGCGAAATTCTGACGAAGGAAGAAGCTCAGGCGGTCAAAGCCGAACAAGTCGAAGCATTTTTCCATAGTACGATCGCACAGCGCCTGATGAACGCCGAGGATGTCAGACGGGAAGTGCCTTTTACGTATGCGCGCGCTGATGAAGACGGCGACCATCAGATCGTCCAAGGGATCGTCGATTGCCTGTTCAAGGAAAATGGGGAATGGATCCTGCTCGATTATAAAACAGATCAAACGCGCGGGATGGCCAATGTCCAATCCGCCATGAAAGAACGCTACACAATCCAATTGTCGGTTTACCAAGAAGCGGTGGAAGCGATTTTGCGCATTGCGATCAAAGAGCGTATCTTGTATCTATTCTCAACAAATGAAGAAGTGGAAGTCTAG
- a CDS encoding YisL family protein, which translates to MGFLTDTTHLHITTWVVGIVLFLVAAFMHRDSKGRKIVHMITRLLYVLIIITGLTLFIEHSSYDAMLYGLKFLFGLLTIGMMEMVLVRGKKQKPVTLFWALFAVFLLVTLFLGFKLPIGFNFLA; encoded by the coding sequence TTGGGATTTTTAACTGATACAACGCATCTACACATCACTACTTGGGTAGTGGGCATCGTGCTTTTCCTCGTGGCTGCATTTATGCACCGCGACAGCAAAGGACGTAAAATCGTCCACATGATCACGAGACTGCTTTACGTTTTGATCATCATTACTGGGCTGACTTTGTTCATCGAGCATTCGTCATATGATGCCATGCTTTACGGCTTGAAATTCCTATTCGGGCTATTAACTATCGGCATGATGGAAATGGTCCTCGTGCGTGGCAAGAAACAAAAGCCGGTAACCTTGTTCTGGGCATTGTTTGCAGTATTCTTGCTCGTGACTTTATTCCTCGGCTTCAAATTGCCGATCGGCTTTAACTTCTTGGCATAA
- a CDS encoding fumarylacetoacetate hydrolase family protein, with protein MKLLSFRFQGEERFGPKVKKEEAVWDVLAIQEQLEVLPEFPEKLIDGVSQGMEFVEQIRKLTEAAVQSETPEQFKHSFSEIEWQAPVPRPPKNFICIGKNYADHAEEMGGQAPADMVVFTKAPNTVAADEETVSVHAEVTDSYDYEGELAVVIGKAGHKIPKQLAYDHVFGYTIALDLTARDLQEKHQQYFLGKSLPGSCPMGPYLVTKDEIPQSQNLSLVTKVNDEVRQNGNTENMIRRVDELIAEISKSVALEPGDVILTGTPAGVGKGFNPPKFLKAGDTIKVSIQSIGTLVTHLS; from the coding sequence ATGAAACTTCTATCGTTTCGCTTTCAAGGAGAAGAACGTTTTGGACCAAAAGTAAAAAAAGAAGAAGCCGTGTGGGATGTCCTCGCCATCCAGGAGCAGCTGGAAGTATTGCCGGAATTTCCGGAAAAGCTGATTGATGGAGTATCGCAAGGAATGGAGTTTGTGGAACAGATCCGCAAATTGACGGAGGCGGCTGTCCAATCGGAAACCCCTGAGCAATTCAAACACTCTTTTTCGGAAATCGAATGGCAGGCACCTGTCCCAAGACCTCCGAAAAACTTTATCTGCATCGGCAAGAACTATGCTGACCACGCAGAAGAAATGGGCGGGCAGGCACCGGCAGATATGGTCGTTTTCACAAAAGCCCCGAATACGGTCGCTGCCGACGAAGAAACGGTCTCTGTGCATGCAGAGGTGACCGATTCGTATGATTACGAAGGCGAATTAGCTGTCGTAATCGGCAAGGCCGGGCATAAGATTCCAAAACAGCTGGCCTACGATCATGTCTTCGGTTATACTATCGCGCTCGATTTGACAGCGCGCGACCTTCAGGAAAAACACCAGCAGTATTTCCTTGGGAAAAGCTTGCCAGGTTCTTGCCCGATGGGTCCATATCTGGTCACGAAGGATGAAATCCCACAATCGCAGAATTTGTCACTTGTGACGAAAGTGAACGATGAAGTTCGTCAAAATGGCAATACGGAAAATATGATCCGACGCGTGGACGAGTTGATTGCAGAAATTTCCAAATCGGTGGCGCTTGAGCCGGGCGATGTCATTTTGACCGGAACCCCGGCTGGCGTCGGCAAAGGATTCAATCCGCCGAAGTTTTTGAAAGCGGGCGATACAATTAAAGTATCGATCCAGTCAATCGGTACACTCGTCACACATTTGTCATAA
- a CDS encoding helix-turn-helix domain-containing protein has translation MAKYSEEFKLKLVKEYAEGKLGYRRLAHKYGLPDPSPIMRWVRAYQEFGLKALRRKQTKQVYSVQFKVDVLHFMEHTGASYQDAALHFKMNNPSLIVNWNRRVLAKGVKGLEARAKGRPSMSKRPKPIKNEKPLSREAQLERENELLRLEVAYLKKLKAFQENPDAFLEKHKQRWRSNSTKKDSD, from the coding sequence ATGGCGAAATATAGCGAAGAATTTAAGTTGAAGCTAGTGAAGGAATACGCAGAAGGAAAGTTGGGGTATAGACGCTTAGCCCACAAATACGGCTTGCCAGATCCCTCTCCGATTATGCGCTGGGTTCGGGCGTATCAGGAGTTTGGCCTTAAAGCCTTGCGGAGAAAGCAGACAAAACAAGTGTATTCTGTTCAATTCAAAGTGGATGTATTACACTTTATGGAACACACAGGTGCTTCTTACCAAGACGCAGCGCTCCATTTCAAGATGAACAATCCTTCACTCATTGTGAATTGGAACCGTCGAGTTCTGGCGAAAGGGGTAAAAGGCCTGGAAGCACGAGCGAAAGGACGGCCCTCCATGTCAAAAAGACCAAAACCGATCAAGAACGAAAAGCCCCTGTCTCGGGAAGCGCAATTGGAACGGGAGAATGAGCTCCTTCGTTTGGAAGTGGCGTATTTAAAAAAGTTAAAAGCTTTCCAGGAGAATCCGGATGCCTTCCTCGAAAAGCACAAGCAGCGCTGGCGTTCGAACTCCACGAAGAAGGATTCCGATTAA
- a CDS encoding alpha-amylase family glycosyl hydrolase: MKRKTMIWALAAALLLPSIAGVAAEETRTIEDESIYDVLVDRYFNKQIQNDYEVDSTDPASFSGGDFSGMESELAHVRDMGFTMLSVGPVFQTASYDGRQVLDYSQLERHFGTAEEFQSLIDEVHEGDMKVIVDLPTQEVSVDHVWAQENPDWFTDNGDQTLSLDTGNEEVQQALIEMFSDFRDTYGIDGVRLQDSEELDPAFVENFSEAIKQQEGFYVLADAEMESQAGFDAVVQEGVEQTLRDSYRNFDQSLAEVPELMQQAEGKLIRVDSLDGSRFTSDIVESRGYPPTRWRMLFAQLLTMPGIPVVQYGSETAMNGETLPESHQILDMAVEKELIDYITNLNSLRNSSEALRTGDLELLHEEEGWMVYKRSNEEESWIVAINNSSETKSLSLAPDVIGEGMELRGLFESDIVRPDEDGQYRLTLDRELAETYHITEKRGLNTAYIVTLGLMYLIFMGFLWIVWKKGKQRKADEAANQNK; encoded by the coding sequence TTGAAGAGAAAAACTATGATTTGGGCGTTGGCAGCAGCCTTGTTATTGCCGTCAATAGCCGGTGTGGCAGCTGAAGAGACCCGCACAATTGAAGACGAAAGCATCTATGACGTTCTCGTAGACCGCTATTTCAATAAACAGATCCAGAACGATTATGAAGTGGATTCCACTGATCCGGCATCGTTCAGCGGCGGTGATTTCTCAGGAATGGAAAGCGAACTAGCACACGTCCGGGATATGGGCTTCACGATGCTGTCGGTCGGTCCAGTGTTCCAAACTGCAAGCTACGATGGGCGGCAAGTGCTGGATTATAGCCAATTGGAACGCCATTTCGGAACGGCTGAAGAATTTCAGTCGCTCATCGATGAAGTGCATGAAGGCGACATGAAAGTCATCGTCGACTTGCCGACGCAAGAAGTGAGCGTAGATCACGTGTGGGCGCAGGAAAATCCGGATTGGTTCACTGATAATGGGGACCAGACGCTTTCGCTCGATACAGGCAATGAAGAAGTTCAACAGGCCTTGATCGAAATGTTCAGCGATTTCCGTGATACCTATGGAATAGATGGAGTCCGTCTGCAGGATTCAGAGGAACTGGACCCGGCATTCGTCGAAAATTTCTCTGAAGCCATTAAGCAGCAGGAAGGGTTCTACGTGCTGGCAGATGCCGAAATGGAGAGCCAGGCTGGATTTGACGCGGTCGTGCAAGAAGGTGTGGAACAGACGCTCCGAGACAGCTATCGTAATTTTGACCAGTCTTTAGCCGAGGTCCCTGAATTGATGCAGCAAGCGGAAGGAAAATTGATCCGTGTCGATTCACTCGACGGTTCACGCTTCACATCGGACATTGTCGAATCGAGAGGCTATCCGCCGACGCGCTGGCGCATGCTGTTTGCGCAATTATTGACGATGCCGGGCATTCCGGTCGTCCAGTATGGTTCTGAAACTGCGATGAACGGCGAAACCTTGCCGGAATCGCACCAAATTTTGGACATGGCGGTTGAAAAGGAATTAATCGACTATATCACCAATCTGAACTCATTGCGCAATTCCTCTGAAGCATTGCGCACAGGCGACTTGGAGCTGCTACATGAAGAAGAGGGCTGGATGGTTTATAAGCGTTCAAACGAAGAAGAGTCGTGGATCGTTGCCATCAATAACTCATCGGAAACGAAAAGCTTGAGTTTGGCGCCGGATGTCATCGGTGAAGGTATGGAACTTCGCGGACTGTTTGAGAGCGATATCGTCCGCCCGGATGAAGATGGGCAGTACCGTCTCACCTTGGACCGTGAATTGGCGGAAACCTACCATATTACAGAAAAACGCGGACTGAATACGGCTTATATCGTCACTCTTGGGCTAATGTACTTGATTTTCATGGGCTTTTTATGGATTGTCTGGAAAAAGGGCAAGCAGCGGAAAGCTGATGAAGCAGCTAACCAAAATAAATAA
- a CDS encoding DUF418 domain-containing protein, with the protein MKLQPISLRERVDAIDLMRGFSLFGILLINMLAFHTPLSYIDPYKWFSGNMDQTIFTGLDIFVQASFYPLFAMLFGYGLMMQFLRAQGQGQPFLPVAIKRLVILLGFGIIHAFFIWYGDILITYALMGLLLIGMLSLPANWLLGLGILIYTLPHLMFTAIMFISVMADPNIYIGYQEAEQSIAAYGSGSFAEIFSRRLTDWYYGNNPFSFIIYVVTILPLMMVGAAAAKWQMIEQVANKKKTWLILTFSSLAIGLLLKSTPYLFDTNYAFQYVQEMFGGPLVAVGYAGLIALLSMNLNFMKALSPVVKAGRMSMTIYITQSIIATSIFYSFGLGLYGQVDLLTGTLIAVGIFIVQLIFAELWFSKFKRGPIEMVWRRWTYGRNFEKSNNSKR; encoded by the coding sequence TTGAAATTACAGCCGATCTCTTTACGTGAACGGGTGGATGCCATCGATTTGATGAGGGGATTTTCGTTATTCGGAATCCTGCTCATCAACATGCTGGCCTTCCACACGCCTTTAAGTTATATCGATCCGTATAAATGGTTTAGCGGCAATATGGACCAAACCATTTTCACCGGTTTGGACATTTTCGTTCAGGCCAGTTTTTATCCGTTATTCGCAATGTTATTCGGATACGGCTTGATGATGCAATTCTTGCGGGCTCAAGGACAAGGGCAGCCATTTTTGCCGGTAGCCATCAAGCGGCTGGTGATCTTATTGGGATTTGGGATCATCCATGCATTCTTCATTTGGTATGGAGATATTTTAATTACCTATGCACTTATGGGCTTGTTGTTGATCGGTATGCTCAGTTTGCCGGCAAACTGGCTTCTTGGCCTTGGCATACTGATCTACACATTGCCTCATTTGATGTTCACCGCCATTATGTTTATTTCGGTCATGGCAGATCCGAATATTTATATTGGTTATCAGGAAGCCGAGCAGTCCATTGCAGCATATGGCTCAGGGAGTTTCGCTGAAATTTTCAGCAGGCGGCTGACGGATTGGTATTATGGCAACAATCCATTCAGTTTTATCATTTATGTAGTCACCATCTTGCCATTGATGATGGTGGGCGCAGCAGCGGCTAAGTGGCAGATGATTGAACAAGTAGCCAATAAGAAAAAGACGTGGCTGATATTGACCTTTAGTTCGCTTGCTATCGGCTTATTGCTGAAATCAACTCCTTATCTATTCGACACCAATTATGCGTTCCAATATGTCCAGGAAATGTTTGGAGGCCCATTGGTGGCGGTAGGTTATGCAGGGCTCATCGCGTTATTGTCGATGAACCTTAATTTCATGAAGGCTTTATCTCCGGTGGTCAAAGCGGGGAGGATGTCGATGACGATTTACATTACGCAATCTATCATTGCGACGTCGATTTTTTATTCCTTCGGGCTCGGCTTGTATGGGCAAGTGGATCTATTGACCGGGACATTGATCGCTGTCGGTATATTCATTGTCCAATTGATCTTTGCGGAGCTTTGGTTCAGCAAATTCAAACGGGGGCCAATCGAAATGGTCTGGCGCCGTTGGACTTACGGAAGAAATTTTGAAAAAAGCAACAATTCAAAACGATGA